In Leptolyngbya sp. NIES-2104, the genomic window CCGCACCCCTTTTCGTTATTTTACGAGCGATTTCACCGTGTCTGTTGTAGTCTTCCCATTGCCGTTGTGGTGATGGGTGTGTCCGTTGTTGTTACGAGGCTGAATCACACCATAACCGCCATGATTGCGCTCATAGGCGACATTGATTTCACCCGTCTCGACGTTTCGGAACATATAGAAATCATGTCCCACCAGTTCAAGCTGCTCGATCGCTTGATCGACGGACATCGGAGTCATTGAGAAGTATTTGGTGCGAATGACTTGTGCGGGGAGTTCTGGCTCTCGATCGAGATTGAGATCTCCGATCACAGGTTGATCGCCCAAATTTGCTGTTGCTTTTTCGTGTCGATGATTGGATCGTTTTTCTTTGTATTTTCGCAAGCGACGGGCAATTTTATCTGCTACTAGATCGATACTTGCGTAGAGATTTTCACTTCCTTCCTCGGCACGAACAACAGTGCCATTTGCATAGATCGTAACTTCTGCAATTTGCCGAACTAATCGGGGGTTACGACTAACAGAGAGATGGACATCGACTTCGGTTGTAAGGGTTTCATAATGGCTTACCGCTTTCTCGATCTTTTGATGAACGTACTCGCGTATCGCATCCGTAACTTCGATGTTCTTTCCCTGGATCACAAGCTTCATATAAGCTATCTCCTCCCCTGAAGTGGTGGGTGATTAACATTCACACTAACACTTTGTATTCTGGCAAACCATTCCGTTAAAAATGTTTTGCATCTGTTGATAATTCTTGATTCGCACGATTCGGTAATTTCATCTGATTTTCGCTTGATTTTTTAGCAAAAATATTCCAAAGTGAAGTGTTTGGGGATAAAAGCTTCATGCGATCGTGTTTGCTCTACTCTACAGGTTTGACCCCTTACAAAACTGCCTGGGACTTTCAGCGATCACTAGTAGATGCACGCAAGCAAGATCCAAGTCTCCGTGATGTTTTGATCCTGTTAGAGCATTATCCCGTTTACACGTTAGGACACGGTTCGGATATTAGCTTTTTGAAGTTCGACCCCGCTCAATCCGAATATGAACTTCATCGGATCGAACGCGGTGGAGAAGTCACTTATCACTGTCCAGGTCAAATCGTAGGCTATCCGATTCTGAATCTGAACAATTATCAGC contains:
- the hpf gene encoding ribosome hibernation-promoting factor, HPF/YfiA family, which gives rise to MKLVIQGKNIEVTDAIREYVHQKIEKAVSHYETLTTEVDVHLSVSRNPRLVRQIAEVTIYANGTVVRAEEGSENLYASIDLVADKIARRLRKYKEKRSNHRHEKATANLGDQPVIGDLNLDREPELPAQVIRTKYFSMTPMSVDQAIEQLELVGHDFYMFRNVETGEINVAYERNHGGYGVIQPRNNNGHTHHHNGNGKTTTDTVKSLVK